A window of the Polaribacter sp. HaHaR_3_91 genome harbors these coding sequences:
- a CDS encoding IS3 family transposase, whose translation MSKQAFYKRLKTQKNKRLNDEKVIVMIQEYRKLVGMRTGGIKLYDELKQDFIKQGIKIGRDKLYDVLRLHNLLVPRLKNYVTTTNSNHQFRKYKNLIKDQVPTRPEQLWVSDITYIKTDNGHNYLAIVTDAYSKQIMGYKLDNNMKTSLCSEALEMAIKNRKYPDKKLIHHSDRGFQYCNPKYTAFAEENGIMMSMTEQYDPYENAIAERINRTLKYEYGLRNCIKNTAIAQEVTKQAVYIYNNLRTHFSLELRKPAEVHLNPNIKYKSYRRNNVNLTELTI comes from the coding sequence ATTAGTAAACAAGCCTTCTACAAAAGACTCAAAACCCAAAAAAACAAACGACTAAACGATGAAAAAGTCATCGTAATGATACAAGAATATCGAAAATTAGTTGGTATGAGAACTGGCGGAATTAAGTTATATGATGAACTTAAACAAGACTTTATAAAACAAGGTATTAAAATCGGTAGAGACAAGTTGTACGATGTGTTAAGGCTTCATAATTTACTTGTTCCTAGGCTTAAAAACTATGTAACAACAACAAACTCTAATCATCAATTTAGAAAATATAAAAACCTAATTAAAGACCAAGTTCCTACTCGACCAGAACAACTATGGGTAAGCGATATAACATACATTAAAACAGACAATGGACACAATTACCTAGCAATCGTTACAGATGCATATTCTAAGCAAATTATGGGCTATAAATTAGATAACAACATGAAGACATCACTTTGTTCAGAAGCGCTAGAAATGGCTATTAAAAATAGAAAATACCCTGATAAAAAATTAATACATCATTCTGACAGAGGTTTTCAATACTGTAACCCCAAATACACAGCATTTGCAGAAGAAAATGGCATAATGATGAGCATGACAGAACAATATGATCCTTATGAAAACGCAATTGCAGAGCGAATTAATAGAACTTTAAAATATGAATATGGACTTAGAAATTGCATTAAAAACACTGCCATTGCTCAAGAAGTAACAAAACAAGCAGTATATATTTACAACAATTTAAGAACCCATTTTAGCTTAGAATTAAGAAAACCAGCTGAAGTACATTTAAATCCAAACATCAAATACAAATCATATCGAAGAAATAATGTAAATTTGACTGAACTAACAATTTGA
- a CDS encoding helix-turn-helix domain-containing protein, protein MKTQKQPWRKKTYEKATLELKLFVVDQIQNGQISTNFASKKYDVPRTTIGYWIKKYSTLVQQNTGMSKLDEIKKLKERIEELEFVKEFQQDIIADMEIITGVDLSKKSLPKTLAKEIELKKKNRLKENGSMSVLGLVNKPSTKDSKPKKTND, encoded by the coding sequence ATGAAAACACAAAAACAACCTTGGCGAAAAAAAACGTACGAAAAAGCAACTTTAGAACTCAAATTATTCGTCGTTGACCAAATTCAGAATGGACAGATTTCCACAAACTTTGCTTCCAAAAAATATGATGTTCCTAGAACTACAATTGGGTATTGGATCAAAAAATATAGTACTTTAGTCCAACAAAATACAGGTATGAGTAAATTAGATGAGATTAAAAAACTAAAGGAACGTATTGAAGAATTGGAGTTTGTAAAGGAATTTCAACAAGATATTATTGCTGACATGGAAATCATTACTGGAGTCGATTTGTCAAAAAAGTCGTTGCCCAAAACATTAGCGAAAGAGATAGAACTAAAAAAGAAAAACCGTTTAAAAGAAAATGGTTCTATGAGTGTTTTGGGATTAGTAAACAAGCCTTCTACAAAAGACTCAAAACCCAAAAAAACAAACGACTAA
- a CDS encoding AraC family transcriptional regulator has product MEINYNIVSLIDILGLVQGVFLGLVLIIEGRRIKPKLFLGLFLIAYCAELLNSILHDLNILESEPWLLFLPFNFFYLILPLFYIYVKEISNINLTKKKIVLILLPGILEFISYTVLFMLSVGTKAKLHNSESFSNVLSLIEILSFAYSIYYIFLTIKFINKQKTKVEEFYSNTEGKLLTWAKGVLMFLFTFLIIILSSLFLEGIFYDDYIYPAISIINVVFIFWIGISGIKQSKLFVTKIASIKKIDHQQSDVNETNNRLKTNNKDHYEKLIALMDDEKLFLESNLSLADVSLKLKITQRNLSELIRDESDKNFNQFVNHYRVEEAKKLLLDTSNNHLNMLGIAFDSGFSSKATFYSVFKKHTSLTPTLFKNNILPQNYTSL; this is encoded by the coding sequence ATGGAAATTAACTATAACATTGTCAGTTTAATCGATATACTCGGATTAGTTCAAGGTGTGTTTTTAGGCTTGGTATTAATAATTGAGGGCAGACGCATAAAACCCAAGCTTTTTTTAGGCTTATTTTTAATTGCGTATTGCGCAGAACTCTTAAACTCAATACTTCACGATTTAAACATTCTTGAATCTGAACCTTGGTTGCTGTTTTTACCATTTAACTTTTTTTATTTAATACTTCCTTTATTCTATATATATGTTAAAGAAATTTCTAATATTAATTTAACTAAAAAGAAAATTGTACTCATCCTTTTGCCTGGAATACTAGAATTTATAAGTTATACAGTACTTTTTATGCTAAGTGTGGGTACAAAAGCAAAATTGCATAATTCAGAAAGTTTTTCTAATGTATTGTCTCTGATTGAAATATTATCATTTGCTTATTCAATATATTATATCTTTCTAACTATTAAATTCATTAATAAGCAAAAAACAAAAGTTGAAGAATTTTACTCAAATACAGAAGGAAAATTACTCACTTGGGCAAAGGGTGTTCTTATGTTTCTGTTTACCTTTCTGATTATTATATTGTCTTCACTTTTTTTAGAAGGAATATTTTATGATGATTACATCTATCCAGCCATTTCAATAATTAATGTCGTTTTTATTTTCTGGATAGGGATTTCCGGTATAAAGCAGTCTAAGCTTTTTGTTACTAAAATCGCTAGTATTAAAAAGATAGACCATCAACAAAGTGATGTTAATGAAACCAATAATAGATTAAAAACTAATAATAAAGATCATTATGAAAAGTTAATTGCATTAATGGATGATGAAAAATTATTTTTAGAGTCCAATTTATCTTTAGCAGATGTGTCTTTAAAACTTAAAATAACGCAACGGAATTTATCGGAACTCATACGAGACGAGTCTGACAAAAACTTTAATCAATTTGTAAATCATTATCGAGTAGAAGAAGCAAAAAAGTTATTATTAGATACTTCAAACAATCATTTAAATATGTTAGGAATAGCTTTTGACTCAGGATTTAGCTCAAAAGCAACATTTTATAGTGTTTTTAAAAAACACACTTCCCTTACACCTACATTGTTTAAAAACAACATATTACCACAAAACTACACGAGTCTATAA